Proteins from a genomic interval of Amycolatopsis sp. cg13:
- a CDS encoding alpha/beta fold hydrolase, with the protein MTAAALPELPLYDLPGFTHRWVEGLHAVEGGPQAGPALVLLAGFPQTWWAWRKAMPGLAERFRVIAIDLPGQGHSDRPHDSYDTHTVASRIQAALTALEVPKYWLAAHDVGAWVAFSLALKHEDRLHGLALLDAGIPGITLPDSIPTDPDRAWKTWHFAFHLVPDLPETLLTGREREYVDWFLKAKALSPFDRTEIDHYAAALAAEGGLRASLAYYRDAAESARKNHAALERQHLTVPVLGISSSHGSIPDMAASISPWADNVTGVVIPDSGHFIPDEQPAAVVAALTAFIGQ; encoded by the coding sequence ATGACTGCCGCCGCGCTGCCCGAATTGCCGCTGTATGACCTGCCGGGCTTCACCCACCGCTGGGTCGAGGGCCTCCACGCCGTGGAAGGCGGTCCGCAGGCTGGCCCCGCTCTCGTCCTGCTCGCCGGATTCCCGCAGACCTGGTGGGCTTGGCGCAAAGCGATGCCGGGCCTCGCCGAACGCTTCCGCGTCATCGCGATCGATCTGCCAGGGCAAGGCCACTCCGACCGCCCCCACGACAGCTACGACACGCACACCGTCGCCTCGCGGATCCAAGCCGCGCTGACCGCGCTCGAGGTGCCGAAATACTGGCTGGCCGCGCACGACGTCGGGGCTTGGGTGGCTTTCTCGCTGGCCCTGAAGCACGAAGACCGCCTGCACGGCCTCGCGCTGCTGGACGCCGGCATCCCCGGAATCACCCTCCCGGACTCCATCCCCACCGACCCCGACCGCGCCTGGAAAACCTGGCACTTCGCGTTCCATCTGGTGCCCGATCTCCCCGAAACCCTCCTCACCGGTCGCGAGCGCGAATACGTGGACTGGTTCTTGAAGGCCAAAGCGCTGAGCCCCTTCGACCGCACCGAAATCGACCACTACGCCGCCGCTCTCGCCGCCGAAGGAGGACTCCGGGCGTCGCTCGCCTACTACCGCGATGCCGCGGAATCGGCGCGCAAGAACCACGCCGCTCTCGAACGGCAGCACCTGACCGTCCCGGTCCTGGGAATCTCCAGCTCCCACGGCTCGATCCCCGACATGGCCGCTTCCATCAGCCCCTGGGCAGACAACGTGACCGGTGTCGTCATCCCGGATTCCGGACACTTCATTCCGGACGAACAACCCGCCGCGGTCGTGGCGGCGCTGACCGCGTTCATCGGGCAGTAG
- a CDS encoding NAD(P)H-dependent flavin oxidoreductase, which produces MIRFPKQVCDTLGVDVPIVQAPIGSAATPALAAAVSNAGGLGTLALTWTDPDEAIRRIREVRRRTDRPFAVNLVLDFPIDDVLDACLAEDVPIISTFWGDPGKIAARVKNARLIHTAGSVAEARQAAEADVDVVVAQGWEAGGHVRGQASTLVLVPAVVDAVAPIPVLAAGGIADRRGLAAVLALGAQGGWLGTRFLTATEAATHDSYREAVLAAELEDAVHTRCFDGGWPDAPHRVLRNSTLTQWEAAGEPRTGRPGEGDVVATDAAGNPWHRYDDMVPVPGMTGDLEALAHYAGQAAGLVRNIAPAAEIVADLVG; this is translated from the coding sequence ATGATTCGATTTCCGAAGCAGGTCTGCGACACGCTCGGCGTCGACGTGCCGATCGTGCAGGCCCCGATCGGCTCAGCGGCCACCCCCGCGCTCGCCGCGGCGGTCTCGAACGCGGGCGGCCTCGGGACGCTCGCCCTCACCTGGACCGACCCGGACGAGGCGATCCGCCGGATCCGCGAGGTGCGCCGCCGCACGGACCGGCCGTTCGCGGTCAACCTCGTGCTCGACTTCCCGATCGACGACGTCCTCGACGCCTGCCTCGCCGAGGACGTCCCGATCATCTCCACGTTCTGGGGCGACCCCGGCAAGATCGCCGCGCGGGTCAAGAACGCGCGGCTGATCCACACCGCGGGCTCAGTCGCCGAAGCCCGGCAAGCGGCGGAGGCAGACGTCGATGTCGTTGTCGCACAAGGCTGGGAAGCGGGCGGACACGTGCGCGGCCAGGCCTCGACGCTCGTGCTGGTGCCCGCCGTCGTGGACGCGGTCGCGCCGATTCCCGTACTCGCCGCGGGCGGAATCGCCGACCGCCGCGGACTCGCCGCAGTGCTCGCTCTCGGCGCACAAGGCGGCTGGCTGGGCACCCGATTCCTGACCGCGACCGAAGCGGCGACCCACGATTCCTACCGCGAAGCCGTGCTCGCCGCCGAGCTCGAGGACGCCGTCCACACCCGCTGTTTCGACGGCGGCTGGCCAGACGCGCCGCACCGCGTCTTGCGCAATTCGACGCTCACGCAATGGGAAGCGGCAGGCGAACCGCGCACCGGCCGCCCCGGCGAAGGCGACGTCGTGGCAACGGATGCGGCCGGAAACCCATGGCATCGCTACGACGACATGGTTCCCGTGCCGGGCATGACCGGCGATCTCGAAGCGCTGGCGCACTACGCCGGTCAAGCCGCGGGATTGGTCCGAAACATCGCTCCAGCAGCGGAAATCGTCGCGGACCTCGTCGGTTAA
- a CDS encoding papain-like cysteine protease family protein produces the protein MKVPSSILRGIAAAAAVASAALAVPAAADAGETNISMQAQQKDQWCWDASGNTIASFWGYSLTQTRFCQIAHNESGSDCANNQGYLSDQQRVFRYLGFRSVGSYNSNGYRLSFSGIKNQIDAGQPIGTRIGWTSGGGHMHVLYGYDDSNGSSIVEYGDPWPSNNRYNSMNYSSYVSNNQFDWTHTVYGMVG, from the coding sequence GTGAAAGTGCCCTCTTCGATTCTGCGCGGAATCGCCGCGGCCGCGGCCGTCGCCTCGGCCGCGCTCGCCGTTCCGGCCGCGGCGGACGCCGGCGAAACGAACATCTCGATGCAGGCCCAGCAGAAAGACCAGTGGTGCTGGGACGCCAGCGGCAACACGATCGCCTCGTTCTGGGGCTATTCCCTGACCCAGACCCGGTTCTGCCAGATCGCGCACAACGAGTCCGGCAGCGACTGCGCCAACAACCAGGGCTACCTCAGCGACCAGCAGCGAGTCTTCCGCTACCTCGGGTTCCGCAGCGTCGGCTCCTACAATTCCAACGGCTACCGGCTTTCCTTCTCCGGCATCAAGAACCAGATCGACGCCGGGCAGCCGATCGGCACCCGGATCGGCTGGACGTCGGGCGGCGGCCACATGCACGTCCTCTACGGCTATGACGACTCGAACGGCAGCAGCATCGTCGAATACGGCGATCCGTGGCCGTCGAACAACCGCTACAACTCGATGAACTACAGCTCCTACGTGTCCAACAACCAATTCGACTGGACCCACACCGTCTACGGAATGGTGGGCTGA
- a CDS encoding LysR substrate-binding domain-containing protein: MPHGYLDLPRSLDLFRDRWVCVVAADNPDVGEHLTMTDLSRLPWVTTFQDLLGRAPAWRQMELLGIAPRVCATADSFLAMPHLVRRSGGIAFVQERLARDLAGALGVRIVDVPFDAVPIVEAFWWHPVHDADSGHTWLRGLLAKAASHIE, encoded by the coding sequence ATGCCGCACGGCTACCTGGACCTGCCGCGCTCGCTGGACCTGTTCCGCGACCGCTGGGTCTGCGTCGTCGCGGCCGACAACCCGGACGTCGGCGAGCACCTGACGATGACGGACCTGTCGCGGCTCCCGTGGGTCACCACGTTCCAGGACCTGCTCGGGAGAGCGCCCGCGTGGCGGCAGATGGAACTGCTGGGGATCGCGCCGCGGGTCTGTGCGACCGCCGATTCGTTCCTGGCGATGCCGCATCTGGTCCGCCGCAGCGGCGGGATCGCGTTCGTGCAGGAGCGGCTGGCCCGGGATCTCGCGGGGGCGCTCGGCGTGCGGATCGTCGACGTGCCGTTCGATGCGGTGCCGATCGTCGAGGCGTTCTGGTGGCATCCGGTGCACGACGCGGACTCCGGCCACACGTGGCTGCGCGGGCTGCTCGCCAAGGCCGCGTCGCACATCGAGTGA
- a CDS encoding TetR/AcrR family transcriptional regulator, with translation MAGKKQFDVDVALDAAMVQFWRAGYADTSLDDLSRATGLNRSSIYSSLGDKDSLYLRCLDRYAARYGDRYDQALSKAAEDPLLAVREFFDVTLQRIADPEVPDGCLVAQTAMAIPVLSPEIVARATKALGFQQARLRKALRAAKLADADDFAVHLAAVNQSLAVMSRAGASQKQLRAIVDISLGALARARN, from the coding sequence ATGGCCGGGAAGAAGCAGTTCGACGTGGACGTCGCGCTCGACGCGGCGATGGTCCAGTTCTGGCGGGCCGGGTACGCGGACACTTCTCTCGACGACCTCTCCCGGGCGACCGGACTGAACCGCAGTTCCATCTACTCCTCGCTCGGGGACAAGGACTCGCTCTACCTGCGCTGCTTGGATCGCTACGCCGCGCGTTACGGAGACCGGTACGACCAGGCCTTGTCGAAGGCGGCCGAGGATCCGCTGCTGGCGGTTCGGGAGTTCTTTGACGTCACTCTGCAACGCATTGCCGACCCCGAGGTGCCGGACGGATGTCTGGTCGCCCAGACCGCGATGGCGATACCGGTGCTGAGCCCGGAAATCGTCGCGCGCGCGACCAAAGCTCTGGGTTTCCAGCAGGCGCGGCTGCGAAAAGCCTTGCGTGCCGCGAAGTTGGCCGACGCCGATGACTTCGCCGTTCACCTCGCGGCGGTCAACCAGTCGTTGGCCGTGATGAGCCGGGCCGGGGCGAGCCAGAAGCAGCTCCGCGCGATAGTCGACATCAGTTTGGGCGCGCTCGCGCGGGCGCGGAACTAG
- a CDS encoding DUF6461 domain-containing protein, which yields MGIEDFEPVVSAVLPDIVARVPKEPAGRLGRWEPKGYSRHGTRVQTALDEIGDVLSERLLGALELTVDRLAVDIPDDLVSGLAQSTVTRYVTTWMGDEQCATKQAVAIVEQVHPGAADRVVELVEALRDKAAVPDATGDEAEIAAQHGAAHFALAVIVSTAVLRSLGTEMAGKTPAIVGVALGATAIVLPTVPKPLGYAAAVLAKRRAEYLLPQSSSTSAAVTDHRFWITGGSVPANADFSANGLVTAVEDGVAIRTGVAEGHVPISMHVLTGPPEELDLTGWDEVVEISWTASEGGAVLSGNASGYGRHCWETPPWPGDYRVRVQVTGRDDAEDSYHLVIWQAPATPDVVHKKTDRLGHRLRGEPEPPLAIAPDAEHRWIEKSSLGEAAAITVVRGLTPEEVISTLGGDPAAPVSIKSIVERPAWERLSNPGHGYLPLLAVLEVDDVVLAVEDNGFQGSDRDRLTALSRNGKAASLYWNINANFQLALAERGQLLYAGHPGHEPGAPHCEDLDFDDFRHRHAKGLTVIARFAGRGITADDLAAIYTTDQAYVLQG from the coding sequence GTGGGGATCGAGGATTTCGAGCCGGTCGTGTCGGCTGTGCTGCCGGACATCGTCGCCCGCGTGCCCAAAGAACCCGCTGGTCGCCTTGGCCGGTGGGAGCCGAAGGGGTATTCGCGGCACGGCACGAGGGTCCAAACGGCACTGGATGAGATCGGCGACGTACTTTCTGAACGGCTGCTGGGTGCGCTGGAACTGACTGTCGATCGGCTGGCCGTGGACATCCCGGACGATCTTGTGTCCGGACTGGCTCAATCGACCGTCACGCGGTACGTCACAACGTGGATGGGCGACGAGCAGTGCGCCACGAAGCAGGCCGTGGCCATCGTCGAACAGGTACACCCCGGCGCGGCTGACCGCGTGGTAGAGCTGGTCGAAGCGTTGCGGGACAAGGCGGCCGTGCCGGATGCGACCGGTGATGAAGCGGAAATCGCCGCGCAGCACGGCGCCGCGCATTTCGCTCTGGCCGTGATCGTGTCGACCGCGGTGCTGCGCTCGTTGGGCACTGAGATGGCCGGAAAGACGCCCGCGATCGTCGGTGTGGCGCTGGGCGCCACGGCGATCGTCTTGCCGACGGTGCCCAAGCCGCTTGGTTACGCGGCGGCCGTGCTGGCCAAGCGGCGCGCTGAATACCTGCTGCCGCAGTCTTCCTCAACGTCGGCCGCGGTAACGGACCACCGGTTCTGGATCACCGGAGGTTCGGTTCCGGCGAACGCCGATTTCTCCGCCAACGGCCTGGTCACCGCAGTGGAAGACGGCGTGGCGATCCGGACGGGCGTGGCCGAAGGACACGTGCCGATATCGATGCACGTGCTGACCGGACCACCCGAGGAACTCGACCTCACCGGCTGGGACGAGGTCGTCGAGATCAGTTGGACCGCGTCGGAGGGCGGCGCGGTCTTGTCCGGGAATGCATCCGGATACGGCCGCCACTGTTGGGAAACGCCGCCGTGGCCGGGCGACTACCGAGTCCGCGTGCAGGTGACCGGCCGCGACGATGCCGAAGACTCTTATCACCTGGTCATCTGGCAGGCACCGGCCACACCCGACGTAGTGCACAAGAAGACGGACCGGCTCGGTCATCGGCTGCGTGGGGAACCCGAACCGCCTCTGGCGATCGCACCCGACGCTGAGCACCGGTGGATCGAGAAAAGTTCACTCGGCGAAGCCGCCGCGATCACCGTTGTGCGCGGCCTCACGCCGGAGGAGGTGATCAGCACCCTCGGCGGCGACCCGGCCGCACCGGTGTCGATCAAGTCGATCGTCGAGCGGCCCGCGTGGGAACGGCTCAGTAACCCCGGGCACGGGTACCTGCCGCTGCTGGCCGTGCTCGAGGTGGACGACGTGGTGCTGGCCGTCGAGGACAACGGCTTCCAAGGCTCCGACCGGGACAGGCTGACCGCGCTGTCCCGCAACGGAAAGGCCGCGAGCCTGTACTGGAACATCAACGCCAACTTCCAACTCGCCCTCGCCGAGCGCGGGCAGTTGTTGTACGCGGGCCATCCGGGTCATGAACCCGGCGCGCCGCACTGTGAAGACCTGGACTTCGACGACTTCCGGCACCGCCACGCGAAAGGCCTGACCGTGATCGCCCGCTTCGCCGGTCGCGGCATCACCGCGGACGACCTGGCCGCGATCTACACGACCGACCAGGCCTACGTCCTCCAGGGGTAA
- a CDS encoding LPXTG cell wall anchor domain-containing protein, with translation MLRTILRTAVLSGAIAAAAFAANPAFAAESPTGPSPSDTAAISGLLASPGTAARLAHTKFPGAAPAAAHASRAAADAQTQIPVYEPTAAFINGESDVPAALAYVASPARLADGREATVWAQPSKAGWQVINVASGNDEQAHAAAAHGGYLLHEPQVNAWYSVNGNTVTVLDGAVSGVPAGTRVTLAAYRAELQKRYGDKLPGSTYDKTGAGGGYAVPAPNTGSDGNPATALAIGGAAAAAAGGAFFLRRRSQHSK, from the coding sequence ATGCTGCGAACCATCCTCCGCACCGCAGTCCTTTCCGGAGCCATCGCCGCCGCCGCGTTCGCCGCGAACCCCGCGTTCGCCGCGGAGTCGCCGACCGGTCCGTCGCCTTCGGACACCGCCGCGATCTCCGGGCTGCTCGCCAGCCCCGGCACCGCCGCCCGCCTCGCGCACACGAAGTTCCCCGGCGCGGCGCCGGCGGCAGCGCACGCCAGCCGCGCCGCCGCGGACGCCCAGACCCAGATCCCGGTCTACGAACCGACCGCGGCCTTCATCAACGGCGAGTCCGACGTCCCCGCCGCACTCGCCTACGTCGCGTCTCCGGCCCGCCTCGCCGACGGCCGGGAAGCGACCGTCTGGGCGCAGCCGAGCAAGGCCGGGTGGCAGGTCATCAACGTCGCCTCCGGCAACGACGAGCAGGCCCACGCGGCTGCCGCGCACGGCGGCTACCTGTTGCACGAACCGCAGGTCAACGCCTGGTACTCGGTCAACGGCAACACCGTGACCGTCCTCGACGGCGCCGTCTCCGGCGTTCCGGCTGGCACCCGGGTCACCCTGGCGGCCTACCGGGCCGAGCTGCAGAAACGCTACGGCGACAAGCTGCCCGGCTCGACCTACGACAAGACGGGCGCGGGCGGCGGATACGCCGTTCCGGCCCCGAACACCGGCTCGGACGGCAATCCGGCCACCGCGCTCGCCATCGGCGGGGCGGCCGCGGCAGCCGCGGGCGGCGCGTTCTTCCTGCGCCGCCGTTCCCAGCACAGCAAGTGA
- the murJ gene encoding murein biosynthesis integral membrane protein MurJ yields the protein MPFGAPPLAPNDPDATIFIPRVGGVPASSRWPVADPDVLRPYDSLVPRMLPRLPSGAPASSAPAGEATVRVPRVEPKAPPPSIAKSSGKMAVASLVSRITGFLWKLMLVWAVGTGVENDSFNIANTLPNVVFELLLGGVLSSVVVPLMVRSQDDPDGGAAYTQRMLTVGLTVLAAGTVLAVTAAPALTSLYTEQGGHANSALTNAFARLLLPEIFFYGVFALLSAILNAKHIFGPTAWAPVMNNVVVIATLGLFMLMPGKISTDPVRMSDPKLLVLGIGVTLGIAVQAALLVPPLLRTGFRFKWRWGIDKRMKEFGGLALWILGYVAVSQVGLTVNTRVLTSGDAGGVTIYSNAWLLFQLPYGVIGVSLLTAIMPRLSRNAADGDVRKVVADLSYGSRISTVMLVPIAAVMTVVGGSIGVALFSGGANSAADAGRLGEALAISSFGLLPYALVMLQLRVFYAMKDARTPTLIMVVMTVVKIPLLYLCPVLLDARDIVLGSMLVNSLTFVVGAIMGQVWLWASLGNLRSKRVLGVILFTVVASGLGVAAAVAAGWLVPDTGSRATVWVKLILQGLVGLGVSFGVLAALKVEELAPATKRFTRLVKGRQRHAE from the coding sequence ATGCCCTTCGGCGCGCCGCCGCTGGCTCCGAACGATCCCGACGCGACGATCTTCATCCCGCGCGTCGGCGGGGTCCCGGCGAGTTCGAGATGGCCGGTCGCCGACCCGGACGTGCTGCGCCCGTACGACTCGCTCGTCCCCCGGATGCTGCCGCGGCTGCCCAGCGGCGCGCCGGCCAGCAGTGCGCCGGCCGGCGAGGCCACCGTCCGCGTGCCGCGCGTCGAGCCGAAGGCGCCGCCGCCGTCGATCGCGAAGTCCAGCGGGAAGATGGCCGTCGCCTCGCTGGTCAGCCGGATCACCGGTTTCCTGTGGAAGCTCATGCTCGTGTGGGCGGTCGGCACCGGCGTCGAGAACGACTCGTTCAACATCGCCAACACGCTGCCGAACGTCGTTTTCGAACTGCTGCTCGGCGGCGTGCTCAGCAGCGTCGTGGTGCCGTTGATGGTGCGGTCGCAGGACGATCCCGACGGCGGCGCGGCCTATACGCAGCGAATGCTCACGGTCGGCCTGACGGTCCTGGCCGCGGGCACCGTCCTCGCGGTGACCGCGGCACCAGCGCTGACCTCGCTGTACACGGAGCAGGGCGGACACGCCAACTCCGCGCTGACCAACGCGTTCGCCCGGCTGCTGCTGCCCGAGATCTTCTTCTACGGCGTGTTCGCGCTGCTGTCGGCGATCCTCAACGCCAAGCACATCTTCGGCCCGACGGCGTGGGCCCCGGTGATGAACAACGTCGTCGTCATCGCGACCCTGGGTTTGTTCATGCTGATGCCGGGCAAGATCTCGACCGATCCCGTGCGCATGAGCGACCCGAAGCTGCTCGTGCTCGGCATCGGCGTCACGCTGGGCATCGCCGTGCAGGCGGCGCTGCTGGTCCCGCCGTTGCTGCGGACGGGGTTCCGCTTCAAGTGGCGCTGGGGCATCGACAAGCGCATGAAGGAGTTCGGCGGCCTCGCTCTGTGGATCCTCGGCTACGTCGCGGTCAGCCAGGTCGGCCTCACCGTCAACACCCGGGTGCTGACCAGCGGCGACGCGGGCGGGGTGACCATCTATTCCAACGCCTGGCTGCTGTTCCAGCTGCCCTACGGCGTGATCGGGGTGTCCCTGCTGACCGCGATCATGCCGCGGCTGTCCCGCAACGCCGCGGACGGCGATGTGCGCAAGGTCGTGGCCGATCTTTCCTACGGGTCGCGCATCTCCACCGTGATGCTGGTGCCGATCGCCGCGGTGATGACGGTGGTGGGCGGATCGATCGGGGTCGCCTTGTTCAGCGGCGGCGCGAACTCCGCGGCCGACGCGGGCCGGCTCGGCGAGGCACTGGCGATCTCGTCGTTCGGGCTGCTGCCGTACGCGCTGGTCATGTTGCAGCTGCGGGTCTTCTACGCGATGAAGGACGCGCGCACCCCGACGCTGATCATGGTCGTGATGACCGTGGTGAAGATTCCGCTGCTGTATCTGTGCCCAGTGCTGCTGGACGCGCGCGACATCGTGCTGGGCTCCATGCTGGTGAACTCCCTGACGTTCGTGGTCGGCGCGATCATGGGCCAGGTCTGGTTGTGGGCGAGCCTCGGCAACCTGCGCAGCAAGCGGGTGCTCGGGGTCATCCTGTTCACGGTCGTCGCGAGCGGACTCGGCGTCGCTGCGGCCGTCGCCGCCGGCTGGCTCGTGCCGGACACCGGGAGCCGGGCGACCGTGTGGGTCAAGCTGATCCTGCAGGGCCTCGTCGGGCTCGGGGTGTCGTTCGGCGTGCTCGCGGCGCTGAAGGTCGAGGAACTCGCGCCCGCGACGAAGAGGTTTACTCGCTTGGTGAAAGGCAGGCAACGACATGCCGAGTGA
- a CDS encoding ribbon-helix-helix protein, CopG family, translated as MTEPMSREQVLAGIRGEIAEQEASARREADPVKRERMLRHARSRQDHAEEEADAVAADIAENEQSALSLRVPSSLAAALKARAAAEQIPTSALVRRILAQAVQRSDAPVLTVEQVEQIARRVYRESV; from the coding sequence ATGACTGAGCCCATGAGCCGCGAGCAGGTGCTGGCCGGGATTCGGGGAGAGATCGCCGAGCAGGAAGCCTCGGCGCGGCGGGAAGCCGATCCGGTCAAGCGCGAGCGCATGCTGCGGCACGCACGCTCCCGCCAGGACCACGCAGAGGAAGAAGCGGACGCGGTCGCTGCTGATATCGCCGAGAACGAGCAGTCCGCGCTGTCCCTGCGGGTACCGTCATCGCTCGCGGCCGCGTTGAAGGCGCGCGCCGCGGCGGAGCAGATTCCCACCTCCGCCTTGGTGCGGCGGATCCTCGCCCAAGCGGTGCAGCGCTCGGATGCGCCGGTGCTCACCGTCGAACAAGTCGAGCAGATCGCCCGACGGGTCTACCGCGAATCCGTCTGA
- a CDS encoding ArsR/SmtB family transcription factor: MSVPSEDDAADLGTVFRALADEHRRTVIAELAADGSDSERTCNSFDLPVSKQTQTHHFRVLREAGLIHEINYGNRKGIRLRRAEIDRRLPGLLDLLTAERRAT, encoded by the coding sequence ATGTCAGTTCCGTCCGAAGACGATGCCGCCGATCTGGGCACGGTGTTCCGCGCGCTCGCCGACGAGCACCGCCGCACCGTGATCGCGGAACTGGCGGCGGACGGGAGCGACAGCGAGCGCACCTGCAACTCGTTCGACCTCCCGGTGTCCAAGCAGACGCAGACGCACCACTTCCGGGTTTTGCGCGAGGCCGGGCTCATCCACGAGATCAATTACGGGAACCGGAAGGGAATCCGGTTGCGCCGGGCGGAAATCGACCGGCGGCTCCCCGGCCTGCTCGATCTGCTGACCGCCGAGCGCCGCGCCACCTGA
- a CDS encoding TIGR03086 family metal-binding protein, with translation MTNALGRFLAASTEFDQRLRSVRPEQWTAPTPCSEWNIRQLVNHMVRGNLNYVDLLAGGTRENFLHMRDADALGDDPLGAYTASMRLVADAFSRPGALDRVLDYPLGQVTGRQALAVRATDCAIHAWDLARAVEVDDRLDPGLVTWISDNLETIYAGLAESPVAADTTHRFFAAPGTLGESASRQDQLLHLMGRNTGWQPH, from the coding sequence ATGACCAATGCCCTCGGCCGATTTCTGGCTGCCAGCACCGAATTCGACCAGCGCCTGCGGTCCGTCCGGCCCGAACAGTGGACGGCCCCGACGCCCTGCTCGGAATGGAACATCCGTCAGCTCGTCAACCACATGGTCCGAGGAAATCTCAACTACGTCGACCTGCTCGCTGGCGGGACCCGCGAGAATTTCCTGCACATGCGCGACGCCGACGCCCTAGGCGACGACCCACTCGGCGCGTACACCGCGTCGATGCGGCTGGTCGCCGACGCCTTCAGCCGTCCCGGCGCGCTGGACCGGGTGCTCGACTATCCGCTGGGCCAGGTGACCGGACGCCAAGCGCTGGCCGTGCGCGCCACGGATTGCGCCATCCACGCGTGGGATCTCGCGCGCGCCGTTGAGGTCGACGACCGCCTCGACCCGGGCCTGGTCACGTGGATCAGCGACAACCTCGAAACGATCTACGCCGGACTGGCGGAATCCCCCGTCGCCGCCGACACGACGCACCGGTTCTTCGCCGCTCCGGGGACGCTCGGCGAATCAGCGTCGCGGCAGGACCAGTTGCTGCACCTGATGGGCCGCAACACCGGCTGGCAGCCGCATTAA
- the rlmN gene encoding 23S rRNA (adenine(2503)-C(2))-methyltransferase RlmN, translating into MTALPLVFDAPKRGLPPRHLADLTVAERAEAVVELGEKAFRAKQLSNHYFSRLTVDPAEMTDIPAASRDKLVADLMPPLLTEVRALAADGGATRKTLWRAHDGTLLESVLMRYPDRATLCISSQAGCGMACPFCATGQGGLDRNLSTAEIVDQVRDAAAVMRDGSMPGGPGRLSNIVFMGMGEPLANYKRVVAAVRRITDPAPGGLGIGQRSVTVSTVGLAPAIRKLADERMQVRLAVSLHTPDDELRDTLVPVNNRWSVDEVLSAARYYADTSGRRVSIEYALIRDINDQPWRAELLAKRLRKHLGQLVHVNVIPLNPTPGSKWDASPKPVEREFVRLVNAGGVACTVRDTRGQDIAAACGQLAAEG; encoded by the coding sequence ATGACTGCCCTCCCTCTTGTTTTCGACGCGCCCAAGCGCGGCCTGCCGCCGCGCCATCTCGCCGACCTCACGGTGGCCGAGCGAGCCGAGGCCGTGGTCGAACTGGGGGAGAAGGCGTTCCGCGCCAAGCAGTTGTCGAACCACTACTTCTCACGGCTCACCGTCGACCCGGCGGAGATGACCGACATCCCGGCCGCCTCGCGCGACAAGCTCGTGGCCGACCTGATGCCGCCGCTGCTCACCGAGGTGCGCGCACTGGCCGCGGACGGCGGCGCGACCCGCAAGACCCTGTGGCGCGCGCACGACGGGACGCTGCTGGAGAGCGTGCTCATGCGCTACCCGGACCGCGCGACCCTGTGCATCTCGAGCCAGGCCGGCTGCGGCATGGCGTGCCCGTTCTGCGCGACCGGCCAGGGCGGCCTGGACCGCAACCTTTCGACGGCCGAGATCGTGGACCAGGTCCGCGACGCAGCCGCGGTCATGCGAGACGGCTCGATGCCCGGCGGCCCGGGTCGGCTGTCGAACATCGTCTTCATGGGCATGGGCGAGCCGCTGGCGAACTACAAGCGTGTGGTGGCTGCGGTGCGTCGGATTACTGATCCTGCTCCGGGCGGGCTGGGTATTGGTCAGCGTTCGGTGACGGTGTCGACGGTGGGTTTGGCTCCGGCGATTCGGAAGTTGGCGGACGAGCGGATGCAGGTTCGCTTGGCGGTGTCGCTGCACACGCCGGATGACGAGCTGCGGGACACCCTCGTTCCCGTCAACAATCGCTGGTCAGTGGACGAGGTGCTTTCCGCGGCCCGGTATTACGCGGACACTTCCGGGCGTCGCGTGTCGATCGAGTACGCGTTGATCCGGGACATCAACGACCAGCCGTGGCGGGCGGAGTTGCTGGCGAAGCGGTTGCGGAAGCATTTGGGTCAGTTGGTGCATGTGAACGTGATTCCGTTGAATCCGACGCCGGGTTCGAAGTGGGATGCGTCGCCGAAGCCGGTGGAGCGCGAATTCGTGCGGCTGGTGAATGCGGGCGGGGTCGCGTGCACGGTGCGGGACACCCGTGGTCAGGACATCGCGGCGGCCTGCGGACAGCTCGCCGCCGAAGGTTGA
- a CDS encoding winged helix-turn-helix transcriptional regulator: MATPKPGQPVRGSTTGRPLMAALDLFGRRWCLRIVWELQVDTLGFRALQQRCDGMSSSVLRQRLVELAEAGLVRQTGESHYALTTLGREAFEALRPLVSWADRWAAALGDE, from the coding sequence ATGGCGACGCCGAAGCCGGGGCAGCCGGTCCGGGGCTCCACGACCGGCCGTCCGCTGATGGCCGCGCTCGACCTCTTCGGGCGGCGGTGGTGCCTGCGGATCGTCTGGGAACTGCAGGTCGACACTCTCGGTTTTCGCGCGCTGCAACAACGGTGCGACGGGATGTCTTCGAGCGTGCTGCGGCAACGCCTGGTCGAACTCGCCGAGGCCGGGTTGGTGCGGCAGACCGGCGAATCGCACTACGCGTTGACGACGCTGGGCCGGGAGGCGTTCGAGGCGCTGCGGCCGCTCGTGTCGTGGGCGGACCGGTGGGCCGCGGCTCTCGGCGACGAGTGA